Within Amycolatopsis sp. FDAARGOS 1241, the genomic segment GCCACTTCGTGACCGACGGCTACCTCAACCTGGCGCTGATTCAGCAGCGGCTCGACGGCGACGTCGCCACTGGGTTCAACCACTTCGGGTTCCAGGTGGACGAGATCCCGCCGATCGCCGAGCGGCTCGCCGAAGCGGGCGTGCCGCGCCCTGTGCTGCGGGGTGGCGACCGCCCGTTCGCCGAGTACCGCGCGATCGACCCGGAAGGCAACTGGTTCGACCTGTCGGAGCACGGTTTTCTGCCGCCGGAGTAGCTACGCAACGCGGCGACGAAGTCCGTTGCGATGCGGTGCTCGACGTCCGCGGGCACCGGCTGCACTCGCGCGGCCAGCCCGCCCGCGGCGACGGCGCCGAGACTGCGCGCCTGCAGCGTCAGGCCGAGGTCCATGGCCTGGATCGAGTTCCCATTGGCGGCGGCGAGATTGAGCATCCGGCCCTGATCGAGAAGCACGATCTCGCGGCCGGCTTCGAGCACGTACCCCGTGCGGCGCGAGGGTTCGCCGTACTCGACGGTGCTCCTGGTCTTCGCGGCCAGCGCCGCCCGGTCGATCTCCCACGCGAAGTGGCCGACGCCGGCGAGCACGGCGCCGTCGCGCAGTGCCGCGAGTTCTGCCTCACCCAGCACCCCCCGGTCGGCCGGTGGCGGTGAACACGAGCTGCGCGTCGGCCACGACCTCGGCGGTGGTGCTGACGCGGTGGCCGTTGAGGATCGCCTCCAGTGCGCGCATCGGGTCGATGTCGCACACGGACACTCGCGCGCCCAGCCGGCTCAACGTGTCGGCGACGCCCTTGCCGCACGGCCCGTAACCGAGCACGGCGGCGCGCACGCCGGGGGCCATGAGGTTGGTGGCGTTGAGGAACCCCTGCACCACGCTCTGGTCGACGCCGAATTCGTTCTCCACCAGGAGTTTCAGCCGCGAGTCGTTGATGACGAAAACGGGCCGGCCGAGCTCGTGCGGAGTCTCGCGCAGGCGGAGCCCGCCGGTGGTGGTCTCTTCGGTGCCGCCGAGGTAGGTCGCCGGGACGCCCCGGTTGAGGAGTTCGATCGTGAGGTCGCCGCTGTTGTCGGGCGCGAAGTCGGGTTCGACGTCGAGCACCCGCCGGATGTTCTCGGCGTGCTCGGCTTCTCCGTCACCGCGGCGGGTGAAGACGGCGACGTACAGCTCGGCGAGCGCTTCGGCGACGTCGTCGTGGGTCGTGCCGGGCGACCCGGTCAGGCGGACGTCGACGCCGGCGCGCACGAGCAGCGTCACGAGCGCGGCCGTCTTCGTTCGACGTGCTGGCACATCGCCAGCCGCTTCCCGGCGAGCGCCGGGGCGAGCTCGGCGACCGCCTGCGCGGTGACGGGCATGTGCTTGAGCACCCAGGTCGTCTGCGCGTTCTCGGGCATGCTGGCGTTCCTCTTCGGTTGTGGGTTCCTTGTCTGACGGGCGCGGGGCCGTCGTCAGCCGTAGAAGTCACACCGGTGGGAGTGGTCGCCGAAGATCGGCGTCACGAGCTCCTGCCGGGAAGAACACACGCGCCCACGGTAACCCGGGTCAGAGCGGGTGCTCCACCCACACGTTCGGTTCGACGTACACGCCCAGGTCTTGCGCCACCGACGCCAGCACGGGCGCGATCCCGCCGGGCACCGCCGTGCGGCCGTCGCCGAGCCGAACACCCGTCCACTGCTCCCACTGCTCGAGCGTGCCCGTGACGGTCATCGCGAACGGCGCGATCTTCACCGTCTGCGCGCCCAGCCGCTCGTGGTTGCGCAGCCACGGATCCACCGGCCGGTCCCGCTCGTCGCGGCGGGCCACGTAGTCCTCAATGGACTCGAACGGGTGGTTCGCCTTGCCCGTCGGCCGCACGGGTACCACGAGCCGCGCGAGGCCCGCGTTTCGTGCGCGGTTCCTCAGCTCCGTCAACGCCAGCGCTGCCACACCTCGTCCACGCGCCCGCTCCGCGACGGTCACCTCCAGCGCCACCAGCGTGGTCGGCTCACGCCCATCCAGCACGTCCTGCGCCGCCCACAGCAACGCGCCGTCCCAGCCGTGGTCCGGCAGGCCGGGGCGTTCGTCCGTCGGGAACGCCACGGGGATCGCCGCCGCACGCGCCACCGGGACGTCGTTTTCCAGCAACACCAGGAAGAACTCCGGCCACCGCGCCGCGAGCCGCGCGGACGCCGCCAGGTCGCCCACCACGTCGTGCCGCAGGAACTCGCCGCCGACCACGCCGAGCTCCAGCGCGGGCCGGCGCAGGTCCGGGCGAGTGGCGAGATCCTCGATGCGCATCACCACCGCCGCCTCCTGATTCCGCGTCACCGCACCGGCAACGCCTGCCTCCGCCGTGTCAGCGCCGCAGGGTCCAGCGTCGCTCGCGTGCCCGCCTGGTGGCCCTCGCGGTATCCCGATCCCGAGAGCCGCCGGGGGCCCGCCGCGCGCAGGTCGCCGTACTCGCGGTCGAAAGCGGTCTGCACGAGGGCCGTGCGGTCGCGCACCACGAGTTCCGCCGAGTGCCGCCCGGAGCCCGGGTGCTCGCGCGCGGCGGTCGTCTCCGCGCGCACCAGCCGTTCGTGGACGGCGCGCGCGAAGCCGTGCAGCCACGTGCGCCGGTAGGCGGCGAGCGATTCGCGGAAGATCCGCGCGTCGGGCCGGACGCGCGTGAGCTGGGTGCTCGCCTGCAGCAGGAGGCTCGTGAACAGCAACTCGACCCGCCCGAGGTCGGACTTGAACCCGAACACCGTGACCGACTCGACGCCCTGGCCGACCCGGTGCAGCAGCGTGCGGCAGCGCAACGGGTACGCGATGTTCGTGAGCAGGCTCGCCTTGTCACGGCTGTACGGGTTGTCGATGGGGATCGTCAGCACCGTGATGTCGTCGGTGCCGTGCCCGGTGGCGGCCAGCATCGCGTTGTCGACGCCGTAGCGGGCGATCAGCTCGGCCGCCTTCGTGTTGTACAGCTCGGCTTCTTCCGCGGTCACCGCCGGGTCTTCGGCCTTGGCGAGCAGCTTGCGGATGCGCTCCAGCTGCGTGTCGTGGGCGGGCATGATCCCCCTTTCCTGCCGGGCCGGCCCGGGTGGGCCGGTGTGGGGTCCCAAGGTAGGCGCGGGGTACGACAATATTCGATCAGGTGTTCGGACGGGTAGCAGGGTGCCCGCGTGTCGATACGATCCGTGAGTGGATTCGACCGCTGACGCCGTGGTGGTCGGCTCCGGCCCCAACGGCCTGGCCGCCGCCGTGCTGCTCGCGCGCGCCGGGCTCGCCGTGGACCTGCACGAAGCGGCGCCCGAGCCCGGCGGTGGCGCGCGGTCGGCGCGGCTGTTCGACGCCGACGTGGTCCACGACGTCTGCTCGGCCGTGCACCCGATGGCCGTCGCTTCGCCGTTCTTCCGCGGCTTCGACCTGGCCGCGCACGGTGTCGAGCTCTGTCAGCCCGAAGTCGCGTACGGGCATCCCGTCGATCGACGCCGCACTGGTCTCGCGTACGCGGATCTCGAGCGCACGTGTGCCCGGCTCGGCCCCGACGCCGACCGTTGGCGCCACCTGATGGGACCGCTCGTCGAGCACACGCGAGAGCTGACCGACCTGCTCCTGGGCGACCTCCGCCGGCCACCGACGCCAGGCCTCGCCGCCGTGCTGGCCCCGCGCGTGCTCGCCCTCGGCACCGGCGCCGACGAACTCCTGTTCCGCGGCCCGGAAGCGCCCGCGCTGCTGGCCGGCGTCGCCGCGCACCCGATGGGCCGGCT encodes:
- a CDS encoding VOC family protein; its protein translation is MTRPRLRHLAFVVQDAKRMTAFYCEQFGLELFHTDPDGSHFVTDGYLNLALIQQRLDGDVATGFNHFGFQVDEIPPIAERLAEAGVPRPVLRGGDRPFAEYRAIDPEGNWFDLSEHGFLPPE
- a CDS encoding GNAT family N-acetyltransferase, whose translation is MRIEDLATRPDLRRPALELGVVGGEFLRHDVVGDLAASARLAARWPEFFLVLLENDVPVARAAAIPVAFPTDERPGLPDHGWDGALLWAAQDVLDGREPTTLVALEVTVAERARGRGVAALALTELRNRARNAGLARLVVPVRPTGKANHPFESIEDYVARRDERDRPVDPWLRNHERLGAQTVKIAPFAMTVTGTLEQWEQWTGVRLGDGRTAVPGGIAPVLASVAQDLGVYVEPNVWVEHPL
- a CDS encoding DUF2786 domain-containing protein; this encodes MPAHDTQLERIRKLLAKAEDPAVTAEEAELYNTKAAELIARYGVDNAMLAATGHGTDDITVLTIPIDNPYSRDKASLLTNIAYPLRCRTLLHRVGQGVESVTVFGFKSDLGRVELLFTSLLLQASTQLTRVRPDARIFRESLAAYRRTWLHGFARAVHERLVRAETTAAREHPGSGRHSAELVVRDRTALVQTAFDREYGDLRAAGPRRLSGSGYREGHQAGTRATLDPAALTRRRQALPVR